In Acipenser ruthenus chromosome 1, fAciRut3.2 maternal haplotype, whole genome shotgun sequence, the genomic stretch ATTTGAATCCACATTGAATCTGTTCATCAGAGATATCGAGACTGGCAGACTGACTCACTTCGAGATTCATGCATGGTAGAGGATCCTAGCAACAATCATCTAGATCAGCAGCAGCGTGTGGCGTTTACATCTGATCTTTTAATGTTGTTCAAGCCTCGTTTTGTGGACTTTCGCGGACAGAGCATTTTGTTCAAGTTTACGATTTGTCCCCATGAAACTTGTGTGGAAGCACTGGATTTGACGGTGATTCCGGTTATTTCAATCGGAGATTTGGAGCTGGAAGTTGCCGACTTCAAGGTGTCAGACATTTGGGTTGAAAAGTTTTGCACTCTAAATTCAAATCTGGAAAGCCTTGCTAGCAATGCACAGAACAAGCAAAACTGCATAAATGTACTGATTTGAAGAAATTGGAGTGCGAAGATAAGCTCATTTTGCAAACTTGGAATGAACTtccacttacagtgccttgcgaaaagtattcggcccccttgaactttgcgaccttttgccacatttcaggcttcaaacataaagatatgaaactgtaattttttgtgaagaatcaacaacaagtgggacaaaatcatgaagtggaacgaaatttattggatatttcaaacttttttaacaaataaaaaactgaaaaattgggcgtgcaaaattattcagcccccttaagttaatactttgtagcgccaccttttgctgcgattacagctgtaagtcgcttggggtatgtctctatcagttttgcacatcgagagactgaaatttttgcccattcctccttgcaaaacagctcgagctcagtgaggttggatggagagcatttgtgaacagcagttttcagttctttccacagattctcgattggattcaggtctggactttggcttggccattctaacacctggatatgtttatttgtgaaccattccattgtagattttgctttatgttttggatcattgtcttgttggaagacaaatctccgtcccagtctcaggtcttttgcagactccatcaggttttcttccagaatggtcctgtatttggctccatccatcttcccatcaattttaaccatcttccctgtccctgctgaagaaaagcaggcccaaaccatgatgctgccaccaccatgtttgacagtggggatggtgtgttcagggtgatgagctgtgttgcttttacgccaaacataacgttttgcattgttgccaaaaagttcgattttggtttcatctgaccagagcaccttcttccacatgtttggtgtgtctcccaggtggcttgtggcaaactgtaaacgacactttttatggatatctttaagaaatggctttctttttgccactcttccataaaggccagatttgtgcagtatacgactgattgttgtcctatggacagagtctcccacctcagctgtagatctctgcagttcatccagagtgatcatgggcctcttggctgcatctctgatcagtcttctccttgtatgagctgaaagtttagagggacggccaggtcttggtagatttgcagtggtctgatactccttccatttcaatattatcgcttgcacagtgctccttgggatgtttaaagcttgggaaatctttttgtatccaaatccggctttaaacttctccacaacagtatctcggacctgcctggtgtgttccttgttcttcatgatgctctgtgcgctttaaacggacctctgagactatcacagtgcaggtgcatttatacggagacttgattacacacaggtggattctatttatcatcattagtcatttaggtcaacattggatcattcagagatcctcactgaacttctggagagagtttgctgcactgaaagtaaaggggctgaataattttgcacgcccaatttttcagttttttatttgttaaaaaagtttgaaatatccaataaatttcgttccacttcatgattgtgtcccacttgttgttgattcttcacaaaaaattacagtttcatatctttatgtttgaagcctgaaatgtggcaaaaggtcgcaaagttcaagggggccgaatactttcgcaaggcactgtacatacggCACAATGATGCTCCCTCACTGAATTAAAAATATACCTATTTTTAGATTAGCGAGCTCCATTTATCAGAATGCAGCCGGTATGACACAGGAGCGCTGCTATTTAAGACATCCCAGATGCACTCGCACTTCCAATAAGCAGTAAAATGGCTTATACTGGGATTAATGCAAGCTCCATTTTCAACACGAATGGttgcagaaaaacaacttttgaTGAGGACGACAACATGTTTTGCcaagtttgtttttatatttaaaaaaaaaaaagaaaagaaaaaatcacGGTCGGATGTCAAAACGAATCTGTCTTGGAACAAAATGCTGTTCTTGAATGGCATTTTTTAAACTTCATGTTTACTTTGGTATGTTCTACGTGTtctagcattttatttatttattttagctaacgctaattatttttctaataaaGTTACTTGACATTAACAACACAGAttgcgtttatatatatatatatatatatatatatatatatatatatatatatatatatatattttataatattatccTTTTGGAGCATATAAAATGATAAACCATTTTTTAACTTaatatctttgtttttatttattgtacttaATTTTTACAATGGGGTTTATAATGTAATTTggaaatatatatgtgtgtctcCAAGTCTTGTTGGAGTGGGGATTCCGGGCTCAAAATGCGTTGAAGACAGCCCTCAAGAATAGACTGGCAAGTGACAGCCTATTCCTCTCTATAAGAGTTGAGGGACCTCACTGGAAGGAGTTTGATTATGGAAAGGCCCTGACTTAAATCGGTTCCTATTGAAATAAGTTGTTTGTGCAATGTTAGCCTGCACAGGTTTAAATTGCAGAAGAGAGACGAGCATAGAAAAGAATGAAGAGATgagtaaaacagaataaaaaaatgaaaaatgtattatcACCAAGTGGTGGAGTCAACACCAACTGCACAATGTTTAAGATATACGTTTTTAGTTACCACAGTTGTAACTTTTGTTTTTCTCATGTAGCCAACATTTGAAATAATTCATCTTCAATTAAACTTATCTATATCCTAGAATCACAAAGCAGAAATCCAGTTTTCCCCTGGGGATGAGGAGGCTGCAACATTAGTGTGCAAGTTGATGCTGCCAGAGGGACAGTGCCAGCTTGTACGGCTTCAATCTCCTGGACTGTATGAAAGGTAAACTATTCCTTAGTAGgattacagtactttgtttgCCAGTTTTTGTTTGTTAGAGAAGTACCATAATGTAAATTTACTTCATTTATGAGTAGATATTaattttctccaaatgtaacattTCTGAATCATAGTGACTACTAGCAGGGGGGTGACATGGATGTTATTAGTAGCTCTTGTTTAGTTGTCTACACACAAGCACATCATTAATTATTTCACGCACTTTAATTTATTATGTCTATTTTAAATCTGGTACTCTCACTACACTTTTTTTTAGATATGTCAGTGTAGCAGTGAACTGGTGTAAGTGGTTGAACCAGAATCCACAGAAGAGTGGTGATTTGTGCAAAGATTTTCAACCTGCCAACCCTAGCGATGATtggtaagaagaaaaaaaatatatatatactgtataatatatataatatactgtgtgtgtgtgtctgtgtgtgtgtgtgtatatatatatatatatatatatatatatatatatatataaattgtcttCTTCAATTGTGGAATCGGGAAAGTAGTCTTTCACcctcttaataaaataaatgcaaacaacCAACAGCAAAATTTCAGCAGCAGTAACGACAAAAAGGGGTTGACCTACATAAATGCGGTTAACTTCTTTATTGAATAATTTTTCTTTTGAAGTGACAAGCTTTATTTTCTTGGTTAAACAAatggttataaaataaaataaaaatgatattataATGTATTTGAAAACGCAACATgttaaaaatctattaaaaacagGGTTAATGGGGTAAAGCTAGAAGGGCTCCAGCCctctaaataaacataaaaagaaTGTCTAAATAGTAATGTTATCAAAATGTCAGAGTCCTGAGATAGGGGCACATTTACTCTGAATTACTCtgaattgctcattaaaatactATAAGAGGTAATCagggaaaaaaatataaaatcatataTACAGACATTCATCCacagtttaattaaaatgcatattGGCTAAAAATATGTAGGCTtaaatcaataattttagaaGCGATGCAACTTTTCTACATCTCCCCAAGCTCCCCCGCAATTTTCAACAATGTATTCTGCCAGTAAGCATGAGCTGTCATTGTGGTAATGTATATTTGTTTGCAACCCTCGGAAGGCAGAAATGTTTAATCACTTGTAAGGATATCCCAGGATCTTCAAAAAGTTTGAGATATGTTAATTTGAAACATGCTGCGGTTTGCACTGCTTGCCGCTGAAAAACTGTAAAAGCTTAAAGAAGATATGCAGGGGCTGGTAGTTATTCTTCTgagttgtgtgtttttcttcatttatctCGTAGGAAAAAATGTTAACACTTTATTTTACTGCTAATAAATAGTTTACCAACATATTAGAGTAGTTCTTGTACTATATAGTGACTTTAAAAATGGTTATATACTGGGGGAGGAGTCGTTCTTAACTCATATCTGTGAAATGGCTTTCAAGTTGTATAAGCCATTTAAAGAtaaccatacattttaaaagttgtttaaataaattaagtaACCATTAACAACGAATGAAATAGTTGGATGGAAGCCAGTTGTTTACGACAAAAAAAAGTGTGAcgagtaataaataataaagtcgtAATTATAGGTCTTAAAATGATTACATGTTTCTAACATGAATACATGTTAGAAATGATTACTATTTGCTTTCTTTTTACAGGTCTGTTGTAGCAGAACTCCAGAAAATCAAAAGGTTTAACTGTATCCTttttatccatttatttattttctttcactaTTTCTTTTAACAACTGATGAAAGAAAAATAGGCAACTTCCTCTGATAGAGCGAATTACTGTCAGCCTCAGTAACTGGGGCTGATGGAGTCTTCAGCAGTTTCATTCTCCAAATGTAATAATATTCAGGTAGGTGACAGCAAATAAttgattttacacaaaaacagttcctgtgttttctttaacaaaaatCCAGATGTGCTGGAAAATAGCGGAATCTTAAAGTCAACTTCTGTTGGGGAACATAAATTCTGTTGTAATTCTGATAACATTGACTCCATAGAGGATTTACATTCTCCAGAGAAGAATATTGCAGAAGCACTTGAACGAACTTCAAAAGCCATCCAAGACATTGAGCTGCTGTTATCAACAAAGATTTCCAGGAGGcagtaaaaagaagaaaaagaagaccaATGTGGTTTTgcatatatttaatattattttataaaagaatatgatttgttttgatgttttaaaaatattctaGATACTTACAAATGTCTTGTAACAGATGTATGTGCTTCattctgtatttgtctttttttcttcactAATTCTGATAAATAGCATGCTGTGGTGCTGTTAATCAAGGTGAACATAATCAGTGATGGAAACCTTGATTGTTAACTGATGCTAATATGTGttgcttatttaaaataaaagtacaatttcaatcattttatttattcatttatttagtgttTGAATAAATCCAACCGGAGCCAGCCACCTCACAGGTATATACATATAGTCGAAAGGTGTGACAGTCACACAGGATGATATTCTTATTTCAGGCAGTACTTTAAATTGACTTAAATGGTTTCATTTGTTGATGGTTGTAATGCATTCTTCAGGTACAGGATGTTTCCAAAGACAGCATTTTCCTATTATGACTAACTTCGGTTAAGAAAATGTAATGAAAACACAGATAACAGTTAAGTGACTCTCTAACAGGTTTTAAATAAGGATTTAACCATTTTTGTCTGTTCTGAACCAAGCAGCAATAAAGTAAATGTTATGCATTAATTATAGCAGttttaaaggggcagatctgaagACTTCCATTTTTAAAGGGACAGATCTGAAGAATTCCACCTTTTATGGAGTTAGagtggaaataataaaaaatgtttttgacctGGAGCTtcgtttgtttattaaaaaaaaaaaaaattgtgataaaATAATGAACACTATGTAAataatttacacatttaaaaaagctACATGTAAATTGCATTAtccctttttaattaaaaaggtttcatAAAAACAGGTATAAAAAACCCTGTAAAAAATCAAAAGTGGTATACGTTGGCTGTATTACCAATGTGCTAAAAAATGTGTGCTTGTTACTAATTGTGTTATGACTAAGAAAGCTATTCACTGTATATACAATCCAGTGTACCAacattcttctgtattgtaaaacatgttaaaactaTTATGCCTTGTAAATTCTGAATACATTCTTATCATTGCTTTTGGAGACCTTGCTTGCTATTGGAGGCAAGATTCAGTGTATTATACTATTTAGGGTAGTTTCAGGTTTCAGATTATATAAGGGTGCTAGGCTGTTTCTCATACTTTTATTACCCTCCTGGGCACTAACTGCCTTTGCTGCTAAGACCAGTAGAAGTGTGACAGATTGAGACCATCATGGATTTACATTCATTCTAAAATGACTAAAACACTTTGAAGTTAAAGGAATCTAGGAGTTTCCTGAAACTGAAAAATTTTAATACAAACCAGATCTGCAAGTTCTTGCAGGAAACATGGGAAGAAAGGCATTGAATATTGAGCTGTTGCTTTGGTAGGCAGAGTTACTCCCTGCAAATGTATGGCCTTTTTCATTTAAAGACTTGTGCAAATCTGAAGAtgcaaaacctttttattttattacttctGTTTACCATTTGGTACAATACTTCTGGAGCATCAAGGagtcaaaaaaacaaatacaggacGCCTGCTTCTAAAACACAGCATGCTGGAACAAGTGGAGCTGGAAGCAGAGAGCCTTCTTCTGTGCAGGATGGTCAGACCCTGCAAAGCAGAAACTCTAGCATGCCGATACTTGCTGTCATGACAGGCTTTGATTTTTTAGCTGAATTTGCTGGTAAACACCGCCTTTGGGTCATCACAGCTCCAACTTTTGCCGATAACTATTACAGAATGATGGAAAAACAGATAGAGGAAACACAAACCGAAGGGCTGGTCTGCAAACTTGCTGAGAGAGATACCTTCATTGTCatcctgattcacaatgcaatgaTGGAAGGTAAACTTAGGAAAACAACCCATGGGGGAGAGGTAACAGAGGAAATTATTGATCAAGATACAGTGACTAAGCTGATGCACTATTTATCATTTGAGGATGGAAAGTTTGGCATGCtaattttaaagaaaaacttACAGGTGGGTGAGCGCTTCCCCTACCCTGTTAGAATTGAAGCAGTATTGGAAACCATAGATCAGTTACCATTAAGAAAATTAGAAAAATTAACAAGAAGAGGGGCTCTGGAGAAGTGCAACATTTCCAAACGACTAGTCAAGAGAAGACAAGGATCTGCAGTCAGAAAAGTAAAGGTTATCAATACTTCAAGACAAAGTAACCACACTTTATTAAACTTCAAACACAAGAGGCTAGACAATCAAAAAGCAGCATTAAAGAACAAAGTCCAAAACATCTTAAAAGGAAGATCTAGATTTGTTATCAAGAGTCAACCCAGGGTTTTATCAGCTCAACAAGCAGCGTCTGTAAGACAGAAGTCCTTCATCAATCCTAAAACTAGGAGTCCCCTCCCCAGGACTGTGGTACTGACAAATGTAACCTCTAGTAGaaggaaacaaaaacataatGGTGATGATGTTGTCTACAACTCAAGCAAATCTCTAGAGGCAACAAGCTTTCCTACCAGATCTCCACAACAATTGGGGAATTTATTTACGTCTAACATACATAGCACAGCTGCACCTCCAACAAGAAAggacagaaaacacaaaaaggaATCTCGAAAGCTAGTTGCACAAAACACATTGCCTTCCTCAAACATTTCCACAGCAGTAAGTGACAAGGATAGCATCAAAGATAAAGCTAATGGCAGAGAAGGTAAAAAAAATCGAAAAAAAGGTGGAAGGAAATCTCAGCGAGCTACAGTTAGCAAGACCGTGCAggattttttggagcattttcgAAACAAGAGGCGGCTTCTGGTAAGTCATCAACAGCTACATTTaaagaatttattttattgttgttttaccaACGGGTGCAGGTAACTATCAAAGTAATCATAGAAACAACCATGTTTTGAAGATTGTTGAATCAAATCTGCCTCTTAAATAAATGTGATCTATATGGTGTAGTGTGTTAATACCTCTACCACCTTGAGAGACTTGGGTCCTAATCATGCTTGCACCACAAGTGAAATCAGTTTGATCGTCTCATCTGGCCATAGGGGAAGGTCATGATGGGTATGGAGACCTTTCCCTCTAAGAGTTGCTTTTTGAAAGTAGTCTGGGTGTTTGCTCATATAACTGTTTTATGGCTGAATAGAGGactgggttttttatttttatttttattttttttattttattagatgaTTTGCAACTGCAAAATGCTTTatgtacatttttgtaaaatatgatCAATACCAATAccctgtatctctgtgtggaAATTAAGATTTGTTGTGTACCTGCATGACTGTGATTTAGTGAAAAAAAGCAATATTGTTTTAGAAAGTTACTGAGCATTGTACAGATGGTTTGTATTTactgatttgttttgtttcaccaGATCATTAGCTCTCCCAGCAAAGAAAATCTGCTTTATGTTCAACAGAGAGATGAAAATGTGGAACACACATGTGAACTAGCATTAAGGAAGATCTCAGTTATCACTATTCTTGGCACTGAGCTAAACAGCACTTTAAAACTAGACCACTATCAACCTGGTATGTTTATACTAAAGTTGAAAGAGTTATGGCATGGAGAAGAATAAGAACAAACAGTTTTTAAGTGCAAGCTGCTGGTTGGCAAACACTGGCAGACGTAcccttttcaaaatgtcaatgTACTGCAATACTAATTAGTTTTATCCAAATAGTGGGTCTAAATACCACCAAGTACCTTTGTAAAAAACAATATATCTCAACAATGAGTCTTTCTTAAAAATCCTAGTATCTGTTTCTTTATGGACTGTCATTGTATATCAGCTTTATAcaaagttatatttaaaaatagagTATGCTGGGTCAcccaagtggtgcatccggtaaaggtgttctgtgtggagtgcaggatgcgctctatagcctggaggtcgctggttcaggagttcccagggggcagtgcataattggccgagcaccgcccgggtggGAAGggtctaggtcggccagggtgtcctcggctcatcagCGGCCCTTGTaaactggccaggcgcctgcgggcctgcctctAAGCTACCAGGAGCTGCGTgatcctccgacactgtagctctgaggtggctgcatggcaggtccgcagagtgaaaagaagccgacggctgacggcacacgtttcggaggacgcatgtgtccgtctttgtccctcccgagtcagcgcaggggtggcagcagtgagccgggttgaaataaaaataattggacatttcaaattggggagaaaataagaaagaattggtgattccaaatttaagtaaataaataaataaatagggtaTGCTATTGTAATTTGAGAGAAAATGTTCAAACTATGAAATAACAGCATTTTAACTTTTAGATAAGGAAGTTCCATTTGGCTTCACCCCAAACAAATTGGTTGACCTTGATCTGATTGCACAGATTCGCAAGGATTATAAAATGGTTTATAATGAATTCTTTATGGTGGTGACAGACTATGACTTGAGATTGAAGGTAAGGAAATGTATTTGTTAGTTGATTTCTTAGTTGATCCTAGAGCTTCCTCTCATTGTACAACAATTTACCAGGGCTCTGAAACACTATCCTAAAGAGGGTGGCCCTTCCAGGCAGGCTTGAGCTATGCATATTAACAGGAATATCCAGTACGGAATTTCTGTGACAGGTTAACTCTATGCTTTTCTAAAAACCTGGTGTAAAAGTCATTAACAATATTGTACCTATTAGAATGCCCTTTTGTTGGATCCTTTGCAACCAATGGCACCTTTTGACAGGAAGCAATTGGCAGCAATTTTAGTAAAATAATGGTAATGGGGAATTTTCTTAGAGTAGAGGAGGGGGCGATTAAGGTTGTGTGTACTGAATATTGGGCCTGATTTATGAAGGCTACAGGTAAAATGCTATTGCTTTGTTTGTGAAAGAAAAGTAAAACTGTTATCATAACATGGTAACAAACACCTTAGGCACACCTTACGAGTTATTTGTTTTGtaagttttattttacaaattgtaTTTAGGTATGAAGTCCATGATAAATTAGTCTGATTGTTTTTATAAAGGGAAACTTTTTCATAGTTTCCATATACTATATTCAGAACTTATTGTGCTTCATTTTCAGCAACACTTTGATGTTCCTGTTGCTATGAAGTTAATGATGGATTATATTGACTCATTTCCATCAAGACTGCCAGAGATTGGAAAAGACAAAAGCGATTCTGTATCTTGCAAAGAACAAGATAGCAGAACCAATACCTACAACTTTCTATCAAGGTAAATATGTTTTCATAAAAcaatctgtgttattattattattattattattattatttatttcttagcagacgcccttatccagggcgacttacaatcacaagcaaatacaaatacattcaagtgttacaatataagtcatacaataagaacaagaaatacaataattctcaagtgtgacaaaccacaattcaataatacagcagataatagtgaaagttacatcaggatatgattaagtacaaaatactacagattaaacacttggcagattacaatattctgaggtacaggattaaatgcagtaaaatagggggcagataagagcaaaataaagcacatttaaatgaaggatgatagtgtcccaggatacaacagaggagttctacaggtgctgtttgaagaggtgagtcttaaggaggcgccggaatgtggtcagggactgggcagtcctgacatctgtaggaaggtcgttccaccactgcggagcaagggtggagaaggagcgggctcgggaggcaggggagcgtagcggaggtggagccagtcttctagtgcaggcggagcggagaggtcgagtgggggtgtagggagagatgagggtctggaggtagctgggtgcagtctgatcaaggcatctgtaggctagtacaagagtcttgaactggatgcgagcggtgatcgggagccagtggagcgagcggagtagtggagtagcgtgggcgaagcgaggtagagagaacaccaggcgagcagcagagttctggatgagctggagcggacgggtggcggacgcagggaggccagccaggagggagttgcagtagtctaggcgggagagtaccagggcctggaccaggagctgggtagcatagttggtgaggaagggtcggattcttcggatgttgctcaggaagaatctgcaagtgcgtgccagcgtggagatgtgctgggaataagagaggcaggggtccagggtgactccaaggttcttagctgaggaagagggagagagtgtggtagattccagaggaacagagatagagatgATAATTGCTAGATTCCGAGGATATGTTAGTTATTAAATCTTTGAAGCAAGCAGTGACCCGGAATTTCACTTAATTAAAATCAAACTCTTGGTTGAAAAAAAGTCTAATTATACAATACCTAAGGGTCCATCAGCTTAAATCTTTTGAGCAGTTCTCATGTCTAGACTGCTCTGATGTACTTGCCCTAACAGTATTAGCTGCAATTTATCTTCCCATTCTCGAGGGATTATgagtatatataaaatgattagaATTGTGACCCCCAGACAAATTCcaaattttttaaaatcttttttttattgttagatTTCATTCTAAAAGAAGACTTTTGATAATTTCCTCTCCCAATGAAGAAGAATATTCTTTTCAACAGCAAGTTACTGCGATGAATGGCCAGTCCTGTAACCTTGG encodes the following:
- the LOC131696597 gene encoding coiled-coil domain-containing protein 80-like codes for the protein MYGLFHLKTCANLKMQNLFILLLLFTIWYNTSGASRSQKNKYRTPASKTQHAGTSGAGSREPSSVQDGQTLQSRNSSMPILAVMTGFDFLAEFAGKHRLWVITAPTFADNYYRMMEKQIEETQTEGLVCKLAERDTFIVILIHNAMMEGKLRKTTHGGEVTEEIIDQDTVTKLMHYLSFEDGKFGMLILKKNLQVGERFPYPVRIEAVLETIDQLPLRKLEKLTRRGALEKCNISKRLVKRRQGSAVRKVKVINTSRQSNHTLLNFKHKRLDNQKAALKNKVQNILKGRSRFVIKSQPRVLSAQQAASVRQKSFINPKTRSPLPRTVVLTNVTSSRRKQKHNGDDVVYNSSKSLEATSFPTRSPQQLGNLFTSNIHSTAAPPTRKDRKHKKESRKLVAQNTLPSSNISTAVSDKDSIKDKANGREGKKNRKKGGRKSQRATVSKTVQDFLEHFRNKRRLLIISSPSKENLLYVQQRDENVEHTCELALRKISVITILGTELNSTLKLDHYQPDKEVPFGFTPNKLVDLDLIAQIRKDYKMVYNEFFMVVTDYDLRLKQHFDVPVAMKLMMDYIDSFPSRLPEIGKDKSDSVSCKEQDSRTNTYNFLSRFHSKRRLLIISSPNEEEYSFQQQVTAMNGQSCNLGIRHFAVLKLIGAGPEVSASLDLFSVNGKSRSEHEELTTDVVKGLREHFKISEDYFAMLVIGKDGLIKSWYPAPMWSMAIVYDLVDSMQLRQEEEKLQTSLGIHCPEE